A genome region from Megalobrama amblycephala isolate DHTTF-2021 linkage group LG16, ASM1881202v1, whole genome shotgun sequence includes the following:
- the LOC125249463 gene encoding serine/threonine-protein kinase pim-1-like: MGTSALLCYQTTSFWKTEDEIINLSSNAKRGDINKDYNIGRLLGQGGFGKVYEGIRLSDSRKVALKYVFKKECYENERLSLFGKLLPNEVAMMIRVSEGPSVPQIIKLLDWYETRTDYILVIERPTPCKNLRQYLVKNGGRISESKARVVMHQVVTAARICFERGIFHSDIKLENLLINENSLQVKLIDFGVSRSFKTFGYTRYFGTKLYAPPEAFRRIRRYHAKPATVYSLGVLLFAMLFGKYPYKVKPEVIADILRKAGISKESKELISLCMETDPTKRIDLDKILDHDWFQVLLLKPESQNEEPIVSEFPCVDSCVLRKRKLCVDSCNLRYI, encoded by the exons ATGGGGACCTCAGCGCTCCTTTGCTATCAGACGACAAGTTTTTGGAAAACTGAGGATGAAATAATCAATTTAAGTTCAAATGCAAAGAGAG GGGACATCAACAAGGACTATAATATTGGTAGACTTCTGGGTCAAGGAGGATTTGGAAAAGTGTACGAAGGAATACGGTTGTCTGATTCACGAAAG GTGGCACTCAAATACGTCTTCAAGAAAGAATGCTACGAAAATGAGCGACTT AGTCTATTTGGCAAACTGCTTCCAAATGAGGTCGCTATGATGATTCGTGTGAGCGAAGGCCCCAGCGTTCCCCAAATAATAAAGCTGCTGGACTGGTATGAGACACGCACTGACTACATACTGGTCATAGAGCGGCCCACGCCTTGCAAAAATCTGCGGCAGTATCTAGTGAAAAATGGTGGCAGAATCAGCGAGTCAAAAGCACGAGTTGTGATGCATCAAGTTGTTACTGCTGCAAGAATATGCTTTGAAAGGGGAATCTTCCACAGCGACATCAAGCTAGAAAACCTGCTAATCAATGAGAACAGCTTGCAGGTCAAATTAATCGACTTCGGTGTTAGTAGAAGCTTCAAGACGTTTGGTTATACGAGGTACTTTG GCACAAAACTTTACGCTCCCCCTGAAGCTTTCCGCAGAATAAGGAGGTACCACGCCAAGCCGGCAACAGTGTATTCTTTAGGCGTACTGTTGTTTGCCATGCTGTTTGGGAAGTACCCTTACAAGGTGAAACCTGAGGTCATTGCCGACATCTTGAGAAAAGCAGGAATTTCCAAAG AAAGCAAAGAACTGATATCTTTGTGTATGGAGACAGATCCAACCAAGAGGATTGACTTGGACAAGATCCTCGACCATGACTGGTTCCAAGTTTTGCTCCTGAAGCCGGAGAGTCAAAACGAGGAACCCATAGTAAGTGAATTCCCATGCGTGGATTCATGCGTCCTGAGAAAAAGAAAGCTTTGCGTGGATTCATGCAACCTGAGATATATTTAA